The following is a genomic window from Myxococcales bacterium.
ATTGGCGGTGATCATCGCTTAGCTATGTTAAAAGCCTTTGAGCATACGCATCAGGCCAAGCTTGGCGAGCTCACTATGAAAAAAAATCCTTGGCGGTTTAATTATGATAGCTAATAACATAATACTTTGTGGTTTTATGGCCTGTGGCAAATCGCGCGTTGGCGCTATGTTGGCACAAAAGCTTGGCTTAGCGCTCTATGATCTCGATAGCTTGATAGAGCAGGAACAGCAGCAAAGCATCAAAGAAATTTTCGCCCGAAAAGGCGAGCTTTATTTTCGTTCTTTAGAACTTCAAATGCTTAAAAAACTCGCCAACTTAAAAAATTCTATTATCGTGTGTGGCGGCGGCACCCCAACTTTTTTTGAAAGCCTTACTATCTTACAAGCTTTAGGCGAATTATTCTTTCTTGATGCATCTTTTGCGCTGATTTCAAAAAGGCTGAAAAAATCAACCAAGCGGCCCTTAGGAATGCACAACTCTCAAGAAGAAAACCTGCGCCTTAAAAATCTTTATACATTCAGACGCCCGCTGTATATGAACTTTTCTCACACGATTGACGTGAATCATGAAGACAAGGAACAGACTTGTTTAGAAATTATCGATCGATACGACTCGTTAAAAAAAATTTCTCACCTAAAAACTATCAAAGTTCAAAGCACGCAGAGAAATTACCCGATTTTTATCAGAGAAAAATCAATAGAAAAAATCAACGAAATAATAATGGCTTTGGGTTTTAGAAATTACAAAAAAATTATTGTTAGCAGCGATAATCTTGCCATCACATTAAAAAGCTCTATCGACCAGATAAATAAAAATGATGATGCCGCCATCATCACTATTAGAGACGGTGAAGAAAATAAAAATTTTACAAGTATCCACCATATTCATGAGCAAATGTTCAAGCAAAAATGCAATCGCTCAACAATAATTTTAGCCGTGGGTGGAGGTAATGTTGGTGATGTAGCAGGCTTTGCTGCGGCTACTTTTATGCGAGGAATTCCCATCATTCAAATACCCTCTACATTATTAGCTATGGTCGATTCATCAGTAGGCGGTAAAACTGGTATTGATACCAAGTTCGGTAAAAACCTGGTGGGTGCTTTTCACAATCCTCATGCAGTTATCATTGATAGTACTATCCTTAAGACTTTGCCTAGCGAAGAATATTCATGCGGTATGGCTGAAATAATTAAACACGCCATTATTGGTGATGCTCAACTATTTGAAGATTTGGCTGCTGCCCCAATAGAGTCAAGCTTGCTTATTGAAAGAGCAGTGCGCGTTAAAACTGAAATTGTATTTGCCGATCCCACCGAACAAAATATTCGCGCTTGCTTAAACTTAGGTCACACCTTTGCCCATGCTCTTGAAAAAATCACCGACTATCGGCTAAAGCATGGCCAGGCAGTAGCAATAGGACTCGTTTTAGCAACTCAACTTTCATACAATTTAGGTTTTCTAAAAAGTGACTTCCGTCCAGAGTTGCTCACGCTCTTAGAAAAATATCACTTGCCATCAGCGCTTCCTAAAAATATCGATAAAGGGGAGCTTATCTTGGCAATGTCCCACGATAAAAAACGAGATCATCAAGGATTAAAATTTATTCTTCCTCACGCATTAGGCGATGTAAGGCAGCATTACGTCGATGAGCAAAGAGTTGCCCAGCTATTGAGCTAAACAAACAGTCTTCAAAATAGTTCATTTTTATGTTAGGCGCTGTGGGGGTTAATCATCTATTGCCTCTAGGGCATTCCACCCAGCACCACCAGGGCTTAATAAATTATCCAACACTCCTTTTTGCCCCTTCATAACAGCCTTATTGATAGTATCAAGCAATTTTGCCTGGAGTAATTTTTTTTGGGGGGTAAAAGAGCGTAGTATATTGGCCAAACATGAGCCTCTGCGCACAAAATCAGTTCTATTTATGAAAAATTGCTCTGTTTAGATACACACTTTAAGCATGCTTCAGTTTTTACAAGTAACATTGTTTATATGCTGCCGAAATCCTTTAACGGAAAGGATTGAGACCTATCATGCACACCATTACCATAGCTAACCTTGATATTGTATTTGGACCATCACCGCCTCAGGCCCTCGCCCTCATGGATCAAGGTGTTGATCGCAAACAAATAAAAAACCAAACATCCAATACCATCGCATTACAGGGTGTAAATTTATTCGTCGATCAAGGTGAGATTTTTGTCATCATGGGGGAGTCTGAAGCGGGCAAATCAACACTTTTGCGAGCAATAAACGGATTAATTTCTCTCACCAGAGGCGCTGTTAATATTTGTGTTCATAATCCACAGCCAAAGCATTTTTCAATAGCTGGCGCTGAACCCAAGTTGTTGCGCCTCATCCGAACTCAATATATTTCTATGGTGTTACAAAAATCGGCTCTTTTTCAGTGGAAAAACATTTTAGAAAATGTCAGTTTGGGTTTGGAAATTGCTGGTGTTAAAAAATCTGAACGAGAACAAAGGGCTTACGAAACACTCAAATTACTTGGCTTGAGTGATTACTATCTCCACTACCCCAAAGATTTATCGAGCAGCATGCAACAACGGGTCAATCTAGCTCGAGCCCTTGCAACCAACGCTCCTATACTATTGATGGATGAACCATTTTTTAGTTTGGAGCCACTGTTAAAATGCCAGTTGCAACAAGAGCTGTTGCACATGAAAAAATATCTCAAAAAAACTATTATTTTTGTCACCAATGATCTAAGCGAAGCTTTTAAAATTGCTTCACGCATTGCCATTATGCATGAGGGGAAAATGATTCAAGTGGATCGCCCACAAGAACTATTATCCCATCCCAAAAATAAATATGTCCGAGAATTTTTACAGCATGCAGATCACACCCAACTTCTGCGCGCCCACACGATCATGACCAACATGAATGAACTTCAAACAAATAGCGATCATAGTGCTGTATTTCTTGATGATGGCGGTACATTTCGTTGTCTACTGGATAATCAGGGACGACCTCGACGCTCAATCTGTGGTGATATTGAGGGGCGAATTATTCCCTGGACCCTTTTCCAGTGTGGCACCTTTAGTGAAAATGATATTATTTTAGGTCACGAATATTTAAGCATTAAAGAACTCATCAGTGCTATGGGGCGTACTAAAAGACCGATGATCATTCAGGATAAATCAGGAAAAATGATAGGAGCTATTACCAGCGACTCCATCATTAGAGCTTTGGCCAATAAATAATTTTTGAGAGTTATAACATAGGTTTTTTGGGTGTTTTTTCAAATAATTCCACAACAGCGCGAGCAGCTGGAAAAGGAAATAAATCAGGCAATATATCTCAACGATTAGCCCTTCTAATTTCCCCATAAAAAGCAATAAATTATTTTCCAACTCAACACCCTCCTATAATCACATCATAATACTGGAGAAATTATGTCAAAAAAAAGATACTTTTTTTTCTGCATTCCGCTTCTTTTTTGTTTTTCGCTTTTTTCTGAACTACAGGATGATATCCTTTATTCACACCATGCTGCCAATGGACAAAATTATGTAGTTCAAAGAACTTACCAAACAATATTTACTGAAGACGGAAACGGCCATTGTTGGGCGCGAAAAAAAGTGGTCGCATTTTGTAACACAGAAACTTGTATTTTTTGGCAAGATAACAACGATATATCGTCTTTAAGTTTTAAAAAAATATTTAAGTCCATTAATACACTGCAAAAATATATCAATCTCGGACGTAACATAATGGACTACGATCCAACCACTAACCTAAGAGAAGAATTTACTGGTGGCGATGGCATAACACGCAAATGGATCATAGATACCCCTGACAACCTTTGCTCAGGCTATAGCGGTGCTAGCTACAACGGGACTTCTTGGAATGCTATTGCCAAAGTAGATTTTAAAAAACTCTACAATACTATTGAGGAAAATGTTTCGATTTGACTCGCGCTCAACAAATACTTAAAAGTATTGGTTTTTGTTTTCAAATTTTTACTCACGTAAACCGTCCTTGTAGAGCATATTTAGTTTTAATATAAGCCTCTGGGGTGTAATAGAGGATTGGTTTGAAAATTGCAAAAGAAAATTGGTAGTGTTGCAAAAAATCCTGATTTTGTGAATGGGCTCCATTTTTACTAATATTGAGGGATGAGAAAACACACTTCATCAGATTTTAAATGGCGGCATTATCAAGGCGAAGCAATCCTTCTTTGCGTACGTTGGTACCTTCGTTACAGGGTCAGTTATCGTGACCTAGAAGAGATGATGAAAGAGCGTGGTCTAAATGCCGATCATACAACAATCTACCGATGGGTTCAGCACTATGCTCCAGAGATACAAAAGCGCGCCAGCTACTTTTTGAAATCACCAAATGATTCTTGGAAGCTTGATGAAACCTACGTCAAAGTAAAGGGAAAGTGGCTCTATCTCTATAGGGCTATCGATTCATGGGGACAGACTATTGATTTTTATCTTAGCAAAACCCGAAATCAAAAAGCTGCCAAGCTATTTTTAGGCAAGTTATCAAGGCTACGCAGGAGCGCTGAACCACGGACTTTAACTGTTGATCGCCACCCATCATATCCGGCTGCCTTATCTCAACTTCAAAGTGAAGGTAAGTATCTCAATGTGGAACTTAGGCAAAGCAAATATTTAAATAATATTATAGAGCAGGATCACAGGAGGATAAAATGGAAAACACGGCATAGCATGGGCTATTTCTCTTACAAGACAGCCTTCAACACAATTCGCGGAATTGAAACAATGCATATGCTATTCAAAGGTCAGCTCTACCACTTAATAGATAAAAGTTCACTATCAATTAAAAAGTTCATCAACAGACAATTTGGACTGAGTGACCCAATTCTTGAAATGTAAGTTAACCTATTGGAGGGGCCTCTTTGTACTCTGTCATTGTTTGCAACACTACCCAAAATCCCCCGCTTGAATAGGTAAAGAAATAAAAAAACCACCTGCCCGTGGAAAAAGCACCGGCACATCAAGCAGCAATGGTAAAGCTTGTTCTTTGTTTTTCAACACCGGCTGAATATCAGCGAGCTGCTTTTGATGATCATAACGCTCAATGCGGCCGATAATAGCTGTATGAACATCCAATAATCGGTTTTCTATAGCTTGCTTTATAAGCTGTGCTGTTGTGGGTATTTGATTCATGGACGCCATTATAAAGCGCGGCACCCAAGAGGGATGCTAAAAAAGTGGGGGTTGCACCCAAGAAAATTCAAGATAATTTTGTTGCCATGTTAACCAAAGAAGAGCTACGCCAAAAACGAAAAGAAGCTTACCAGAAGGCCAAAGCCAAGCGGGATGCTGATCCACAGTTTCAAGCTCTCAAAGAAAAGATGAAAGAGGCTCGCAAGGAAAAATATCGAGCTCATCGCGACAAGATCAAAAAAGCCAAAGAAGAAGAGAAACAAAAGAAACGGGCTGAAAAAGATGCTTCGTTAATGGTGTTCTTCAAATCTGATTCTGAATTAGAGAAAAAGAAAACTTAATTCGTTTTTCCGAAAATTTCTGTTTCCCACTCTTCACCAAAATTAGAACCAGAAAAACGCACTTTTTGAATGGTGGCAAAACCGGTGAAGGTCTGCGATTCTACATGAACTTGAGTTCCCGGTAAAAGCTCAGGCATCAATACAGCTCTGATACAAAGAGTTTTATCGCTGCCAATTCCTGGGCTTGCCTTTAAGCCAGAGTTTGCGGTCAAACTGATAGCCTTGCCCAAAAGAAAACCCTCATGCTTTATAATCTGTAGGGCTTGGTTTTGAATTGAAGCGCTAAGACCGTGTTGCCCTAGCATGCGGATTAGCTCGTCCATGGCACAGCCGCTAAGGGAAAATCCTCTCGCAAGGGTCTCACCGATACCTTCCAGCTGCTTTAAAGCGCTATCACAGGGCAGCTTTAATTGTTTTGCAATTTCCTTGATAACGTCTTTTACCCGAGTTCCTTTGGTAAAGCTCTTATTAATGCGAGCCGTCTGTATAGCTAAGGCGCCGTCACCGGTGGCTAGAAAAGTTTTCCACGTTGGTCCATCTTTTTCATGTCTCAAGCTGGTCATATCGCCATGAAAAATTACGCCTACTTTGTCTTTATAACCTGCCTTCAATATGACTGGCGCTTTGCCTGCTTTTGATAGAACTTGTCGATTTTTGGCACTGAGATTGTAGATCTCAATATGACACGGATTTGGTTCAGGATTTAAATCTTTTTCAATCTCGAAAACGATATCAAGGCCTGATATATCGGTATTACCAACACTAAGTTCTATTACGCGGTCAAAGAGTTTCACGGGCCACCAGTAAAAAATCTGTCTTTAAGCTATGACGACTTAAAGTTGCCCCCGGTTTAGTCGGTATCAGCATGAGCAAAATGCGATTAATCCCCATTCCATATGTATAAAGAGGCCATTGTGGCTGAAGCTTTAATCCCAAAACTAGAGGATAATTTGTGTCATCAAAAATATGCAGCAACCAGGTATTTTCTTTTTCGATCCACTCAAATTCAAAAATAAAACTCTGGCCAAAGATTTCGTTCTTTTGCTCAAAATGAGGATCCGTTGATGAAAGAGGAATTTCTAAAACAACCATATTAATTTGTAAAACCAAAGAGAGTTTTGAGAAAAGATGATTTTTTGTCGCTGACTTTATTTTTCAAATCATCGAGTGATTTTTGTGATTGTTCAGATGCGGTCTTAGTTTCTTGCTTAGCCATTCTTTGTTTTGGTTTAGCTCTTTCTACTTTTGGCGCGGGTAAATCTATCAGTTTTTGATTAATCTGGCGTATTTGCTTAGCTGAAAGACGAAAATGAAGAGATTCTGTCGTTCCCGCCCCACGTTCAATGCTTAAAGATTCGAGAACCATATTGTCATAATCTTTAAGCGATGTGGAAATGCTGATGGGTTCACGTTTTAAAAATATATTCTCTAGTTTCTGATAAGCTATGAAGGCAAAATTATTAGATTCACCAGATATAAAATTATCCAAAGATTTAACCAAGGGAAAAAGCAGAAAGTTATTGGGAGTGTTAGTGATAATTCCATTCATGCTCAGCTCTAAAGGCAAATTTTGCACGTGATCACAAAAACTCTCCCCGATCTCAGTTGGATGCTCGCTTATTTTCGCCTTAAGTTCATGGCTTTCTTTAATCACAGCATCGATTTCTATGTGAGCGATGGATTGCTTTTTGCCCCAATAAAAGAGCGATATCTTTTCTAGCACTTCACTCACCTTATGCGCTCCACACGAAATTCCAGGCGGGACTTTTGGCTTTCTGCAATCAATTCAGCAGGTTGTTTGCGGCTTACAAAGAAAGTTGGCGCAGCAATGGTTTTTCGCTCTTCGCCTTTTTGTTTATCGATCAATATCTCAAACTTGCTTTCATCGTCATTGAGCTTGATGGTGCGATATTTAATATCGGTCACATCATCGATCTTGCACATGACCTGCCATCTATCGCTCACCACCTCGATAGATTTTTCGCAATGAACAGCTGTGCCCTTGATGGCACCATGAACAATGGCTTTGAAAACAGTTTGTGTGAGTGGTTTGAAAAATTCACTCAGATGCTGACAGGCACTTGAGGCCACTATCAAAAAAGAAAAGACAACATATTTAGCTGGCATAACGATTTACCCCCATGAATGCATTTTGACGCTCTTTCTCCATTTCTCTTTTTACGGCTTTGGCCACCTCTCCTCCTATTTCATGAGCGT
Proteins encoded in this region:
- a CDS encoding ATP-binding cassette domain-containing protein, with the translated sequence MHTITIANLDIVFGPSPPQALALMDQGVDRKQIKNQTSNTIALQGVNLFVDQGEIFVIMGESEAGKSTLLRAINGLISLTRGAVNICVHNPQPKHFSIAGAEPKLLRLIRTQYISMVLQKSALFQWKNILENVSLGLEIAGVKKSEREQRAYETLKLLGLSDYYLHYPKDLSSSMQQRVNLARALATNAPILLMDEPFFSLEPLLKCQLQQELLHMKKYLKKTIIFVTNDLSEAFKIASRIAIMHEGKMIQVDRPQELLSHPKNKYVREFLQHADHTQLLRAHTIMTNMNELQTNSDHSAVFLDDGGTFRCLLDNQGRPRRSICGDIEGRIIPWTLFQCGTFSENDIILGHEYLSIKELISAMGRTKRPMIIQDKSGKMIGAITSDSIIRALANK
- the aroB gene encoding 3-dehydroquinate synthase; this encodes MIANNIILCGFMACGKSRVGAMLAQKLGLALYDLDSLIEQEQQQSIKEIFARKGELYFRSLELQMLKKLANLKNSIIVCGGGTPTFFESLTILQALGELFFLDASFALISKRLKKSTKRPLGMHNSQEENLRLKNLYTFRRPLYMNFSHTIDVNHEDKEQTCLEIIDRYDSLKKISHLKTIKVQSTQRNYPIFIREKSIEKINEIIMALGFRNYKKIIVSSDNLAITLKSSIDQINKNDDAAIITIRDGEENKNFTSIHHIHEQMFKQKCNRSTIILAVGGGNVGDVAGFAAATFMRGIPIIQIPSTLLAMVDSSVGGKTGIDTKFGKNLVGAFHNPHAVIIDSTILKTLPSEEYSCGMAEIIKHAIIGDAQLFEDLAAAPIESSLLIERAVRVKTEIVFADPTEQNIRACLNLGHTFAHALEKITDYRLKHGQAVAIGLVLATQLSYNLGFLKSDFRPELLTLLEKYHLPSALPKNIDKGELILAMSHDKKRDHQGLKFILPHALGDVRQHYVDEQRVAQLLS
- a CDS encoding IS6 family transposase — encoded protein: MRKHTSSDFKWRHYQGEAILLCVRWYLRYRVSYRDLEEMMKERGLNADHTTIYRWVQHYAPEIQKRASYFLKSPNDSWKLDETYVKVKGKWLYLYRAIDSWGQTIDFYLSKTRNQKAAKLFLGKLSRLRRSAEPRTLTVDRHPSYPAALSQLQSEGKYLNVELRQSKYLNNIIEQDHRRIKWKTRHSMGYFSYKTAFNTIRGIETMHMLFKGQLYHLIDKSSLSIKKFINRQFGLSDPILEM